A single window of Rhizobium indicum DNA harbors:
- a CDS encoding HlyD family type I secretion periplasmic adaptor subunit, whose product MTVAARTIAASPPPTRSRSDNQFLAPALEVLETPPSPVGTALLLIICLLAAVALAWAYLGRIDIIATAQGKIQPVGRVKVVQPLYGGKVVGLPPANGTEVHRGDVLFQLDSTEAIADERDAETALASVQAEATRRREALVAGAAAGDPRGARIDWAADVPAKLRKREDAILASELGQLDASLTSLRSQMRQKEGERDHLQDTLDEQASLVDTLQQRVAMRNTLVGENAGPIAGVIDATETLKTQRTQLAIQKGQLADAVAGIDVLGAEIEKARSTFISDQTEKLGDAERQAEDLEQRLAKSRAELAQMTVRSPIDGVVQASAISTEGQVVTAGEEVLRVVPAGATLELEVYVPNRDIGFVHVGQPAVVKLDAFPFTQYGTVPATITKIATDAIPEPDAERREEDAAAAPQTSLFAGAERTQNLVFAVTLKLEQNAVQADGADVSLSPGMSATAEVRTGSRRILAYVFSPLVEVASDAMKER is encoded by the coding sequence ATGACTGTTGCCGCCCGCACCATCGCTGCCTCGCCTCCGCCGACACGGTCTAGATCCGACAACCAGTTCCTGGCGCCTGCACTCGAGGTACTTGAAACGCCGCCGTCCCCGGTCGGAACGGCGCTCCTTTTGATTATCTGTCTGCTCGCGGCCGTCGCGCTTGCCTGGGCATATCTCGGCAGGATCGACATCATCGCGACGGCACAGGGCAAAATCCAACCGGTCGGACGGGTCAAGGTCGTTCAGCCGCTTTACGGTGGCAAGGTCGTTGGTCTGCCGCCCGCCAATGGAACCGAAGTGCATCGCGGCGATGTGCTGTTCCAGCTGGACTCGACCGAAGCCATTGCCGACGAACGGGATGCCGAAACCGCGCTCGCGTCCGTTCAGGCAGAAGCCACGCGTCGGCGTGAGGCGCTTGTTGCCGGGGCTGCAGCGGGTGATCCGCGCGGCGCTCGCATCGACTGGGCAGCAGACGTGCCCGCGAAGCTTCGCAAACGGGAGGACGCCATTCTCGCCAGCGAGCTCGGTCAGCTCGACGCGTCGCTGACGTCATTGCGTTCCCAAATGCGCCAGAAGGAAGGGGAGCGAGACCACCTTCAGGATACGCTCGACGAGCAGGCGTCGCTCGTCGATACGCTACAACAGCGGGTCGCGATGCGCAACACGCTCGTCGGTGAGAACGCAGGGCCGATCGCCGGCGTCATCGACGCGACCGAAACCTTAAAGACGCAGCGGACACAGCTCGCGATCCAGAAGGGTCAACTTGCCGACGCCGTAGCCGGGATCGATGTCCTCGGCGCCGAGATCGAAAAGGCCCGCAGCACGTTCATCAGTGACCAGACCGAAAAACTCGGCGATGCCGAGCGGCAGGCCGAGGATCTCGAACAGCGCCTTGCAAAGAGCCGCGCCGAACTAGCGCAAATGACGGTGCGCAGCCCGATCGACGGCGTCGTCCAGGCCTCCGCGATCTCCACCGAAGGTCAGGTGGTGACGGCGGGCGAAGAGGTTCTGAGGGTCGTCCCTGCAGGGGCCACACTGGAACTCGAGGTTTATGTTCCCAATCGCGATATCGGCTTCGTTCATGTCGGCCAGCCGGCGGTGGTGAAGCTGGATGCCTTCCCGTTCACCCAATACGGCACGGTTCCGGCAACGATCACCAAGATAGCAACCGATGCCATTCCGGAGCCGGACGCCGAGCGCCGAGAGGAAGACGCTGCTGCCGCACCGCAAACTTCGCTGTTTGCGGGTGCCGAGCGGACACAGAACCTCGTTTTCGCGGTGACGCTGAAGCTTGAGCAAAATGCGGTGCAGGCGGATGGCGCGGATGTTTCGCTTTCACCGGGAATGTCGGCAACGGCCGAGGTCAGAACCGGTTCGAGGCGGATACTGGCCTACGTGTTTTCGCCTCTCGTTGAAGTGGCGAGCGATGCAATGAAGGAGCGGTAA